One Phaseolus vulgaris cultivar G19833 chromosome 4, P. vulgaris v2.0, whole genome shotgun sequence DNA window includes the following coding sequences:
- the LOC137838732 gene encoding uncharacterized protein, which translates to MWDTLEVNHEGTNEVKRATKHTLIQEYEMFRMLKGETIAEVQKRFTHIINHLMSLEKTFEKEELNIKILKCLDRSWQPKVTAISKSKDLTSLSMASLFGKLREHELEMNRLNVQESEDKHVRNIALKAIKHKSKKESSDESDEENLSLLSRKFSKFLKRNRNKDINKEIWKQVHTCFGCGEQGHIKADCPSKESKEKKSSYKEKK; encoded by the coding sequence atgtgggacaccttggaggtaaatCATGAAGGTACCAATGAGGTAAAAAGAGCTacaaagcatactctaatccaagagtatgaaatgtttagaatgctcaagggtgagACTATTGCTGAAGTTCAAAAgaggttcactcacatcatcaaccatctcatgagccttgagaaaacctttgaaaaagaagagctaaacatcaagatcctcaaatgtcttgatagatcttggcaacctaaggtaactgctatcTCTAAAtcaaaagatctaacatcattaagtatgGCTTCtctgtttggcaagcttagggaacatgagttggagatgaatagactcaatgttcaagaaagtgaagacaagcatgtgagaaaCATTGCCTTAAAAGCTatcaagcacaaaagcaagaaagaatctagtgatgaaagtgatgaagagaaccttagcttgctatctagaaagtttagcaaattcttgaaaaggaaccgcaacaaagacatcAACAAAGAAATATGGAAACAAGTccatacttgttttggttgtggtgaacaagggcacataaaggcagattgcccaagtaaagaaagcaaggagaagaagtcaagctacaaagaaaagaagtga